Within the Streptosporangium album genome, the region GCGGCACCACGCTGGTGCGCAGCGCGTCAGCGGCCTGGGAACGCGTCTGGAAGCCGCGCCGGGCACGCAGGGCGAGCCCGAGGTGGGCGCCGATCTCCTCCATCAGGCCGAGGTCGGCGAGGGAGAACGGCTTGCGGTCGCGTAGCCGCACGAGAGTGAGGGCGCCCAGCGCGCCCGACTCACCCTGGATCGGCACGATCAGCACCGAGGCGGCGCCCATGACCCGGAGCAGCGGCGGCCCGCCGGGAACCTCGCCGAGCAGCGTCTCCTCCTCCAGCATCTCGTGGAGCACGCCCGACCCGCCGGTCAGCACGCGGGCGACGGCCGGTGCGGCCAGGGGGGTCATCTCCTCGATCACACGGACCAGATTGGTCACCGGCTTGTCACCCGGGCCCAGCACGCAGGCCCGCCGGGGCACGCCGTCCCGGATCACGTCGGCGATCACCCAGTCGGCGCTCTCGGCCGCCAGCAGCCGGGCGGCCCGGGTGACGGTCACCGGCTGGCGCAAACTCTCCTCGTCCAGCAGCAGGCGGGTCATGCGGGCCAGCAGTTCCTGGCGCCGCGCCGCGGCCATGACCAGGGAGGCGTCCGACCGGTCGACCGGTCCTGAGCTCGCCCCGGCCACCTGAGCCTCCAGCGGGAGGATCACGATGGCCGTCATCTCCTGCGGCTCGCCCGGCATCGTCAGCCGGGTGACCGCGAGCTGCACCGTGTGGGCACGGCCCTGGTGGGCCAGCCGAGTCTGGAACGTCGTGGTCTGGCCGCCCTGCTGCACGGCCGTCAGGTGTGAGCGGAACGCCGCGCGCCGGGAGACGTCGACGAGCAGCGGGAACGAGCGGCCGATCAGGTAGCCGGCCGGGCTGCCCAGCATCTGGGAGGTCTCCAGGCTGATACGCCTGACCACACCGGAGGCGTCCAGCACCACAACGGGGACGGGAAAGGTCCGGAACACCTGCCGCAGGAGTTTGAGCTCCCGCTGCGAACCGCTCTCCCGCTCACCGGACCGCTTGGGCGTCTTACGCAGCTCACGCAGGGACGCGTCGAGCAGTTCGCGGGCGGTGTCGAGCTCTGCCAGCGCCGCGTCGAGTGTGGACCGGGGGTCCGCGGGGTAGGCGGACCTCGCCTCGCACAGGGAGGAGACCCTGGTCGTGAGCGCGTCCAGCGCTTGCTCCAGGGCCTGGAGGCCAATGGCGTCGGTCAATGTCCGTCCTCGTCAGCGGCCGGGGTAAGGCTGGTCCCGCCGTAGACGGTACGCCACCCGGTGGATCGAATCGATGCGTGGTCAGATAGTGATTAAGTTAGCGAAATCAGAAAGGGGTTTCCTGACATGGAGATGGTCACTCCCGTTCTCGCCCGGGATCTCGCGGCGCTCGGCAGGGTCGGCGAGGAGACATCGAGCGAGAGCGTGCTGCGTGACCTCACCACCACGCTCGCGGGCGACGTGCCAGGCTGTGCGGGCGGCTCCGCCGAGCTCTGGCGCGATGAGCGGCTGGTCGTCTCCGCCTCGCACAGCGAGCTCATCGTGCTCGTCGACAGCGAGGGCGACCTGGGGGAGGGGCCCTCCACCGAGGCCCGTGCCACCGGCCACCCCGTGATCGTCCAGGATGTGCTGCACGAGTCCCGCTGGCCGGGCTATATCGGTATGGCGGTCCGCTGCGGGATCCGCTCGGTCCTGGCCATGCCGATCACCGTCGAGCGCGCCGTCCTGGTCCTCGGGCTGTACGGCGTGCGTCCCGGCGCATTCGCGGCCCGGAACGTCCCCCCGCTGGCCGACATGCTGGCCGAGCAGGTGACCGTGGCACTGGCCAACATGTGGGACTACGACGAGGTCAGGACCGACGCCGCCCAGATGCAGGAGGCGCTGGCCGGCAGGGCGATCATCGACCAGGCCAAGGGCATCATCATGAAGTCCAGCGGCTGCTCGGCCGAGGCCGCCTTCGACGAGCTGCGCAGGGTTTCCCAGCATCATCAGGTGAAGGTAGCCGATCTGGCCCGGCTGCTGGTGGACGAACACCAGCGCAACCAGGGCGGGAAAACCGGCTGAGGGCGCGTCGCCGAGCCCGTGGAACCGTGCCCGGGGGCTGTGACGCGGGAGAGGGGCCGGCTAGCCGAAGGCGGCGAGGGCGTCTTCGATCGTGTCGTAGAGCGGCAACCGCTGGGCGAGGCCGGTGATCCACATCACCTTGGTCTTGGCGTATTCCACCCCGATGAGGGCGAACTTCGCGTCGGCGTTGGCGCTGAGCTGCCAGTGATGGACGATGAGCCCCAGCGCGCGGGAGTCCATGAAGGCCACCCCGCCCAGGTCCAGTGCCATGTCGGGGCCGTGCTCGTCCATCTCGGCCGCCAGGTAGTCGGCGAACTGGTCCCTGGTCGTCGCGTCCAGCAGGCCCGTCACCCGGACCACGTTGATCCCACCCACCAGCGCCGACGTCAGAGTCAGCGCCGCCGCTCTCTCGCCGTTCTCCGACACCGTCACCCAGGTCCTCCTCGACGTCTGATTAGCAACCCTACTGTTACCTGGGGGCGAGCAATACTCCCGGAATCGGGGTAGTACTAGAACCGAGGTCCAGCAGAGGGCCTCGCCTCGAAAATTGGTCGAGGCGATGCCGTCTGCCCGGATGCTGTTCCATGCTGGCGGCGCCGTCCGACAGTCATACCAGGGAGCAGCAATGTCTGTTCAGGCCCTCGAACTCGCCGACATGACCGCCGAGGAACTCCTCGCCGAGATGGTTCTGCCCGAGGTCTCCGATTACCGCGCCGAGCGTCTGCGCGAGCGGATCGTCGAGATGCACCGGACCCTCGCCATGGAGATCGCCCGTCGCTACCGCTACCGGGGCGAGCCGCTGGAGGACCTCCTCCAGGCAGCCTATGTCGGGCTGATGAAAGCCATCAACGGATTCGACCCCACCCTCGGCCACGCATTCCGGGGCTATGCCGTGGTCACCATGACCGGTGAGGTCAAGCGTCACTTCCGTGACCGCACCTGGGCCATCCGGGTCCCCCGCGTCTACCAGGAGCGCAGGGCCGAGCTGAACCGGCTGGTCGCCGATCTCAGCCAGGACCTCGGCCGCGCGCCGACGGTCGCCGAGCTCGCCGTCAAGATGAACATCTCCGAAGAGGACGTCCTGCTCACCCTCGACGCCTCGGCCGCCTACAGTGCGCTCTCGCTCGACGCGCCGCTCGGCGCCGACGACGACGCGGCCGCGCTGGGCGACGTCATCCCCGACGAGGACGACGCCCTGGGCGTGCTCGTGGACCGCGAGGCGGTCAAGCCGCTGATCGACAAGCTGCCGGCGCGCGAGAAGAACATCCTGCTCCTGCGTTTCTTCGGCAACATGACCCAGGCCGAGATCGCAGCCGAGTTCGGAATCTCACAGATGCACGTATCCCGTATCCTGCGGAAGGTGCTGGACCGGCTCCGTGCGGAACTCGTGGCCGAATGCTGAATACACCGGTCCTCACTGGGCACCCCAGTCGGCGACGGCAGGAGGGGCAGAGGGCGCGTTTGAATGACCTCCAGACGCCGAGGGCGGCGGTGCGATGGGACATAGGAGGCGGATCTCGCGTGAACGAGGACGGTGTTCGTCCGGCTCGTTTCCTGGCGAGCGGCGACCGTTCTCTGCCGATCCCCGCCGGAGCGGCCGTGGCGGAGCTCGCCTTCTGCCTCCCCGACCTGCCCGACGTACGTGATTTCGCCGCCGTCTGGGCCGTGCGAGGCGGGATGGCCCCCGAGAGCCTGACCGACTTCCTGGTGGCGGTGAACGAGGTCGCCACCAACGCCGTCACCCACGGCCACACCAGCGCCAAGGCCGTGTTACGGATATGGGCCGTCGGCCGCAACCTGGTCGTGGAGATCCATGACCAGGGACGGTGGACCCCCGCCGAGATCCCCGGCCAGACGCCGCCCGCGCCCTATGCCACCAGCGGCATGGGGCTCTGGGTGGCCCGGATGATCAGTTCGGACATCACGGTCGAGACCGGGGCCGCGGGAACGTTCATCACCATGTTCTTCAAAGTCTGAACCAGCTTCTTCGGACATAGCGCCCATAAAGGTCCTATCTGCCTTTTATGGGTACGAGCCGGTTTATGACTACATCTGCCCGCATATTGATCGTCGGCGGCGGCTACGTCGGCATGTATGTCGCCCTGCGGCTTCAGCGCAAGCTCCGGCGTGACGAGGCCCGCATCACCGTCGTCAACGTCGACTCCTACATGACCTACCAGCCGTTCCTTCCCGAGGCGGCGGCGGGCAGTGTCGAAGCCAGGCACGTCGTCGTGTCCCTGCGCCGGGTGCTGAACAAGTGCGCGATCCTCAACGGCTGGGTGGTCGGCGTCAACCCCGTCGCGCGGACCGTCGATCTCTGCCCGCACGAGGGCCCCGGCCGCACCCTGGCATACGACCTCCTGGTCTTCGCGCCCGGCTCCATCTCCCGGACCCTGCCCATCCCGGGCCTGGCCGAGCGCGGCATCGGTTTCAAGAGCGTCGAGGAGGCCATCCACCTCCGCGACCACGTGCTGGGCCAGTTCGACCTGGCCGAGTCCACCACCGACAGGACCGTCCGCGCCAGGGCGCTGACCTTCGTGTTCGTCGGCGCGGGCTACGCCGGTGTCGAGGCGATGGCCGAACTGGAGGACATGGCCCGCGACGTGTGCCGCTACTACCCGACTGTGGACCCCGGTGACATGCGCTGGTTCCTGATCGAGGCCACCGATCGCATCCTTCCCGAGGTCGGCCCCGAGATGGGCCGCTGGACGGTGGCACAGCTCCGCAGACGGGGGATCGACGTGCGGCTGGGCACCCGGCTGAACTCCGCCGTGGAGGGCCACATCGTGCTCGACGACGGCACCGAGTTCGACGCCGACACCCTGGTGTGGACCGCCGGAGTCAAGCCAAGCCCGCTCGTGCACGCCAGCGGTCTCCCCCTGGACGGCAAGAGCCGGGTGAGGGCGACCGCAGAACTGGCCGTCGAGGGCTTCCCCAACGTCTTCACCGCGGGGGACTGCGCCGCCGTACCCGATCTCACCAAGCCGGGGGAGATGTGCGCGCCCAACGCCCAGAACGCCGTACGGCAGGCCCGCAAACTGGCCGACAACCTGGTCGCCACGCTCCGGGGCGGGAAGCTCAGCCCGTACCGGCACGCCTACGCCGGCTCTGTGGCCACCCTGGGACTGCACAAGGGCGTCGCACATATCTATGGTCGCAAGCTCCGCGGCCTGCCGGCCTGGTTCATGCACCGGACCTACCACCTGTCGCGGGTGCCGACCTTCAACAAGAAGATGCGGGTGCTGACCGACTGGACCTTCGCCCTGTTCTTCCGCAGGGAGATCATCTCGCTCGGGGCGGTAACCCGTCCCCGTGAGGAGTTCGAGATCGCCGTCCGGACAGATTCCACCTTCGCCTCCACTCGGTGATCCGGGCCGTGCCTCTCACGGATGGAGGTTCCCGCTCCTTCCGGACACTCCAGCTGTCACGCGCCCGAAAAGGGGGCGCCGTCCCCGCGGGCGGCGCCCCCTTCTCCGTTCGCATCCGGCTCCGTGAAAGCCTCAGCGCCTACGGCGCCAGTTGCCTCCTCCGCCTCCGCTCCGGACCCCCGCCGTGCCGACTCCGGCCTGGTGCAGCGCCAGGAGGAGCAGGCCGAGGAGCAGGAAGGTCGTGCCGGTGATGCCGCCGATCCGGGTGTTGATGAGGTCAAGCAGAAGACCGAGGCCGAAGACGACTGCGGCAGCGATCGCGAGCATGGGTCACCTCGTCCCGTTAGACGGGTCCAGGAGCTGCTCCAGCATCGCCCGGTAGTCGCGCAGGGCCGTACGGAGCTGCTCGGTGTCGTGGTCGAAAAGGGATCCGTCGGTGGCGGGCACGCCCGTGGCGTGCGTCGGGCCGGGCCGGTCGTCGTTCCGGTCAGTCATATCGGGTCACCGTCCTCGGGGGTCGTGGGGGCCGGTCCGCTCGTCTCCTCGTAGCGCGGACCGGTGTGCCGCGAAGGGTGGTCGCCGTTGGCCGTGCCCTGGTTACCCGTCAGCAGCTCCTCGAACAGGACGCGGTAGTGGACCATGGCCTGCCGGAGCTCCTCGGTGGAGGCCTCCTTGTGCGCGGCGCGGCTGCTGATCTCGTGAGCCTGGCGGTAGTGGTCGAGCGTGCGGCCGTGCACGACAGACAGGTCCGAGACACGCTGCTCGAAGTTCTCGGTCGGATAGCCTCGCTCCGCCATCACGGAGGTCACCAGGTGGTCCGCCTCGGTCACCGCGAAGCCGGGGGCGTCGACGAAACGCTCCTGAACCTCCAGCCACTTCTTGGCATAGGTGTCACGCGTCTCGGGATCGAGCGAGCGGATGTCGAGAGAATTGACACGTTCCTCACGGGCGAGGAGCTCCTGCTCGGCTTCCTGCCGTGTTTCGCGTTCTTGCAGAGTGCGTTCGTACTCGGGGCCGAATCGATCGCGGAGCCGGTGCCGGCGTTGCTGTTGCAGTACGGCGTAGCCGACTGCGATGATCGCCACCACCGCGACCGCAACGACGACCACCCAGATCACGGTGGACATGTCTGCCTCCGGTTGTATAAGCGGTTGTTCCCGTGCGCTGCCCTGGGAACAAGCCTCGAAACCGGTTACGCATGTCAGTGATCCACCATTGAAAAAAACTGGATCGGCGTTTTGTTAATCTTTATCAGGTAATCACTGGCCTTCGGTTTGATCCCCCGGACGGCTCGTCGCACCCAGCGCTCTACGGGCTTCGAGCAGGACCGCCTCGACGAGCGACTGCCCGGCGGAGACCGGGACCTCCCGGAACCCCCGGCCCGGTTCGTAGGCGATGTCCAACCCGCCGGAGACCAGCCGGTCGGCCCAGCGGAGCGCGGTGTTGAGCTTCTCCGCGGGGATCGAGCGCCCCTGCGCGACAGAGGACAGATTGCGTAGATTCGTCGCCGGGCCGGACTGGCCGTGCGAGCGGTCCAGCTTCCACGGGAGCGCCCGTGAGTGATCGAGCATCGGCTTGGAGAGCCCCGCGGCCCTCTTGGCCTGAAGGATTCCGGACTCGCTCACCCCGAACCGCATGGCCAGTTCGGCGTTGGACAGTCCTTCCCGGACAAGTCGTCGCAGCTCATCCTGGTCGATCAACGCTTTACGTCCCACGTGCACCCTGTCCTTCGATGATCACATATGCCCGGCGAACGTCCTGGCGTGCACAGGCCCGTTCGATCTGCGCTAAGGTTATGACGTCCCGCCCGAGAGGGCGCCGGACAACCGGGACGTAGCGCAGCTTGGTAGCGCACTTGACTGGGGGTCAAGGGGTCGCAGGTTCAAATCCTGTCGTCCCGACCAGGTTTTCGCTGGTCGGCAAGGGTGTCACCCGAAAGGGAGACGCCCTTTCTGCATTCTGAGTGACTAACTGAGTGACTATCGCTCCCGTCACGTAAAGATCCGGTCCATTGCTTCCGCGCCGCCGAGCAGGACCGGGCGGATCTGTTTGCGGTAGACCGCCTCCGTCACCGCCGTCCCACTGTGGCCGACGAGTCGCGCGATGTCCTCCAGGGGCACGCCGGAGTCGGACAGCAGCGAGACGAAGCTGTGCCGCATCTCCCGAGGTGTCCAGTCCTTCGCGGGCAGCCCGGCGTCTTTCACAATCTTCCGGAACGCCCGCCGTACGTTGTGGGAGTCCAGGGGAGTGCCGACCAGGGAGGCGAAGACGAGATCGTTCTCCTTCCACCTCGCGCCCGCCGTCTCCCGCTCCTTGGCCTGTTGCGCCCGGTGCTCCCGGAGGGCTTCGACGCAGCGACGAGGCAGCGCGAGAGATCTCCGTGACTTCCGGGTCTTGGTGTCGCCGCCTTCCCGCACGGAGCGCCACACGGCGATCCACGGGGGACTGTCGGTGCCCGGCTTGCCGTCGAGATCCACCTCTGACCAGACGAGCGCCCGCAGTTCCTCCGTCCGGGCACCGATGAGGAGGGAGAGCACCACGTAGGCGTACATCCGCGTGTCGCTCGCGGCCTTGAGGATGGCTTCCGCCTGGTCGAGAGTGAGCGCCTTGGACGGTCGCCCTTCCTTCCCCTCGGGGACCTCACAGAGGCCCACCACGTTGCGCTTGACCTTGTCCCGAGACTGGGCGAACCTCACCGACCGGTTCAGGCACGAGTGGAGGAGACGGACCGTCCGGGCGCTGAGCGTCCTAGCCTTCCCCATGAGCCACCGGTCCACGTCCTCCGCGCTCAACTCCCGCAGCTTGCGGGCGCCCAGGCCGGGGATGATGTGCTTGTCGCAGAGGGTTCGATAGTTGGCCACGGTGTTCGGGTCGCGTCCGTGTAAGCCGTAGGTGAGCCAGCCCGTCACGGCGTCGGCGACGGTGTAGTTGGCCGGACCGCTTGCCAGCCCGTCGTCATAGTCGCGGATGATCTCTTTGAGTTTGGCCTTGGCTTCGGTCTTGGTCTTGCCACTGGCCTTCTTGACGATGCGCTTTCCGGCGGGGGTGTAGCCGACCGTCACCGAGGCGATCCAGCGCTCTCGCTGTTCGTCCCAGTGCAGGCCGCCGTCTCCCCGGCTGCGTCGTGTGGTCATGATGCCCTCGCTTCCTGTTCGAGTAGTGCGACGTAGTCGGAGATGGCCGAGGCCGGGATCAGCCGGGTACGGCCCTGGGTGACCGAGCGCAGACGGCCCGATCGGATCTGTTCGTAGATCACGCTGCGGCTCATGCTGAGCAGGTACATGGCTTCGCAGACGCGATACAGTCGCCGTTCGCCGGGGGATCCGGCTGCTGTCATCCGTCCTCCCGTTCGGCCTGTTCCGCCGCGATGGCACGGGCCAGGGCGACGCGTCGCCGGACGTCTTCGGCCAAGATCGCCTCACCGGGGGTGTAGCCGGATCCGGCGAAGCGCCAGTGGCCGAGCACGAGGGTCGTCTCGTCGCCGAGGGCGGGCAGGCCGTACCGCTCGCGTGCCTCAGTGGCTCGGTGTACGGCACGCACGCCGCGCAGGTCGCCGAGGGTGGTGGAGTAGTGGCGGGACTTGCTGGAGAAGTGGCCCCGGAAGCCGAGCATGTGCGCCCAGGGCCGCAGCCGCAGTGCTTGGAACTCTCGGCGTGCGCCCAGTTCCCAGCAGGTGCGGATCATCCGCCGCGCGTGCTCGGTGACCGGGAGCGCGTCCAGGTGAAGGCCCGGCTTCAGGCCCGTTCCGTGGCAGCGTCCGCACGAGGCCGTCAGGCTCAACCGACCACGACCCTTGCAGGCTGGGCAGGACAGGCGGTGGTCGACGGTGCCGGAGGCTTCCGCGCCCTTGGTGGCGTACTTGGCGATGTAGCCCGCCACCGCCCGCTCGCTGAGCCCTTCGGCCGACTCGTCGAGCAGGATCGGCCGGATGTCGAGCTGATCGCCCCAGACCAGCTCCCACCGGCCGAGATCGCTGATCGGTGAGGGCAGGCTGACCCGCCGGACCGCTTGCGGGATGGCCCAGGTGAGCAGGTGGTGATCGGCCCAGGCCGGAGGGGGTTCGCTGCCGCCACCGGGACCGTCGAGGCGGATCACGGTGTGGAAGTGCACCAGGCCCCGCCGCTGGTACTCGGCGACCTTGGCGAAGGAGACCCGAACCTGCTTGCCGAACCCCGTACGGCTCAGCCCCGTCTCACTGGCCAGGGTGCGCCGCACTTCGAGGGTGAAGCGGTGCCAGAGCGCGCCCGCGTGGGCCTGCCACAGCACCGCGCCCGTGTAGTCGTAGCAGCCGGAGCAGATGGGTTGGCCGAGCCGCTCGTCCCCCGTCTCGTGGCGGGCATGGCAGCCGACCGGCCGACCGTGCTCGCAGACCTTGTCACGGTTACGGGGACGGCAGGCCCGCACGGCGCCGCTGTTCTCCCTTCTGGTGTGCACTGGCCCGAACGATGGCGCGGTGAGGGTGACGAACACCCGGGGATGGGTGCTGACCGTCTCCGGGACGCCCTTGCCGCCGGACAGGCCCGCCCGGATCAGGTGGAAGGTGTCGGCCCGGTAGACCTCCGAGCAGGCCGGGCAGACTGAGGCCCGCCGGTTGCCGCAGGCCACCAGTAGATGGCCGGACGGTTCGTCGGCGGTGCGGTAGGCGTGCAGGATCTCGCCCGTGGACGCGTCGACGATGGCCGACTCTCCGGTGAGATGGATCGGGTGGGAGCAGCCGCCGGTTCCCGCGACCATCGCCCGCCATCGCTCGTAACCCGGAGCGTTGATCACCTGGGCCAGGTCGATCATCCATTCCGGGTGCCGTTCTCGCTTGTCGTGCTCGCTTGGCTCGCTCATGATCACCACCCCCTTCAGCGTAGTACTACCTGTAGTACATGTTGCCTTGCGTTGAAGCGTCATGCAACCTGTAGTACAAGTGGTTATAGAAAACTCGCGAGAGGGAGAGGCCATGGAGACCACCGAGGACAAGGATGTCCGCTGGCGCACCATCGCCAACGACCTGCGCGCCGCCATCCTGGACGGCCGCTACCCACCAGGCGGAGCCCTGCCCAGCGAACCCGAACTCGTCCGCCGCTACGACGTCTCCCGCCCCACCGTCCGCAAGGCCATCGACACCCTGGTCTCCGAAGGACTGGCCTACGTCATGCGCGGACGCGGCTCGTTCGTCCGCCCCATGCCCGAACGACAGACCATCCTCATCAGCCACCAGAACCGGCCCGACCTGGCCGCCCCCGGCAACCACCCTGACATCCAAGCCTTCGGCTGGGACCTGGCCCTTCGCGACGTCGATCCCGAGGCTCCGCTGTTCACCAGCGAGAAGATCACCGCCAACCGCGACATCGCCATCATGCTCGGCGTCCGCACCGGACACCCCGTCATCCACCGCCGCAGCATGTTCCACCGAGGCCACACCGCGACCATCCACGGAGCATCGGCCCGCCTGGAGATCAACTCCTACGCCAACGCCGACATGCTCCCCGACTTCGACGACCCCAAGCGCTTCCACCAGTACCGCAAGCGCCCCGCGTTCTTCTACCAGTCGCTCATCCGCGAACATGGCCCCGTCCGCTGGATGACCCTGACCACCTCCCGCATCGCCTACGAAGACGAACGCGCTCACCTGGGCATGGACTACGCCGAGGCCCTCCTGATCATCCGCCGCACCATGGCCCACGCCAACGGCCACCCGATCGAGGTCACCGAGGTCAAGGCCCCCGCCAACCGCTACGAGATCGGCTACAGCGCCGAACTGGCCGACGACCCCAGCGCGGTCTTCACCCCCGAAGAACTCGCCGACAACGGCATCACTCTCGTGATCTAGACGCCAGGAAGCATCCAACTCGGCCGCACGTCGCGACCCCGACCAATTGTGGGTCCCACCACGCCACTGACATGATCCGCCGTATGCACGCACGAACATGGCTGAACACCGACGAGCAATTCCCGCCGGGCGCCGAGCTCTTCCGTTCGGACCGTGCCTTCACTGAACCCTTTTCACCCTCACGCGACCTGCGCGGCGCGGTGGTTTTGAAGGACGGCGATGGCCTTGCAGAGGTGGCCGGCCTTGCTGGGGCTGCAGCGTAGCCTGCGGAGGATCTTCCAGCTCTTCAGCTGGGCGTTCGCGCGTTCGCCGGGGCCGCGAAGCTTGGCGTGGGAGCGGTTGGCCCGCTTCTGGGACTCGGGCTTGTCCTTGCCCTTGTACGGGGTGATGAGCGGACCCTCGGCCCCCTGATACGCCTTGTCGGCGAGGATGATGATTCCGGCCTTCTCCAGCGCGCGCAGGATGCCCCAGATGCGGGCGGCGCTCAGGTCGTGCATCTTGCCGGGCAGTGCTCCGGAGGTCCACAGGACGGCCCCATCCGGTGAGGCGATGACCTGCACGTTCATGCCGTGCACCCGATGCTTGCCGGAGAAGTAGGGCCGGTCGGCCTTGATCCGGTCGATGCGGATCAGCGTGCCGTCCAGCACCAGGTAATGCAGCCCGTCCCGCTTGGCCTTCCGCAGTGCCTGACCGAGCTTGGGCGAGCGCGCCGACAACAACGCCACCGTCTCCTCCACATACCGCCACGCGGTGGCCGTCGAGATGCCGAAACCGGCCCCGAGCTCGGCGTAAGTCTCGCCTTTGCGCAGGTAGACCAGCACCAGCAAAGCCTGCTGGCCAGGGTTGAGCAGCCGCCAGACCGATCGGATCGCCTGACGATGCCGCCGGATCACTCCAGCGACGTAGTTCAGGGTCTGACGCGACAAATCGACGGCAGCACGATAAAACAGCATCCAGAGCTCCTGGTTGTGACGGGCATGGTTGTGGTGATCAACCCATCTACCAGGGGCTTTCTCACGTCACCGACCGAACACCGGCATCGCGATCATGCTGTGACCAGGGCACCCGCCGGGGAGGGCGAAAAACGTTCACGCAAAGTGAGGCCAGAGACACGGTGCAGAAACCCTGGACAAAGCGGCTGACTTCAGGCCACCTGCACCATCCGAGGCGCGTGAAACCATACGACTGTGCCAAACGATGCTATCCACAGGGGTTCCAACCAGTTCGCCGCTCGTCTCGTGGCCACCGCCACCGCTCCGCTCGACCTCGCGTCGGCGGACGGTCCACAGGTGCTGCACTGGCCTGGGCGTAGGCTGCTGGTGCAGCGCGGAGACACCGAGCTGGCCGTCCGCAACCTGGACGGGGATGGGATGGAGGTCCGCTTCCCCGCGCCCTGGCCCCGCCGGTATGGCTCGGTGGCGGTCTCTCCCGCGGGTGATCTCGCCGTGTTCGCCGGCGTTCACGCGCTGCGAGCCGTGGATTCGACCGGCGCCGTGCGGTGGGAGATCCGGCACGGTTGTTGGTCCGCCGTCGTGTGCACCAAGGCCCATGCCTCGTTCTCCGAGTACGCCGACGACTACCACCACAGCCATGCGGACAGCGGCTCGGCGGCCTTCTCCTCGGACGGCCAGCTCCTCTGGGCCCACATCCGCAACCACGCGGGGCGCGACACCAAGGAGGAATGGCTGATCCTCGACCCCGCCGACGGCACGGTGCTGACCCGGGCCGAGACGATGACCGTCGGATCGGGCTCCACCCACTTCCCCCACCCGAACCCGGCGTACATGGGGCTGACTGTCGGCGAGGGCGAGGAGAACTCGCCCGTGCTGTGGGGACACTGGGATGGCGCAAGGCTCACTGTCCAGCGGTTCATCGAGGAGGTCCTCCTCGCCGTGAGCCCGTCCGGGGAGTACTTCCTGACCACGGATCTGGGGCAGTGGTCCCTCTACCTGCACCGGGCGGAGGATGGCATGGAACTGCGGCATCTGGACGCCGAGGAAGCCGTGCCCCCTCCCGCAAACGAGGACGACCGCGTTCGGTGGGACTACGAGGCGGCGTTCCCATACGACGACACCGCCGTGGTCGGCACCGAGTACCACTCGGACGACCCCCGCCACTGGCTTGTCGACCCACGCACGATGGCCCTGCGCGGCCGGATTGCCTACCCCTTCTCCGTCGCGGGATCTCCCCGATCAGCGGGGCAGGCCGCCTGGTACACGGTCGCCAAGAACCAGACCACCCTCCACTTGTGGAACCTGCCGCACCGGGGATGAGTCAATGGGCTCCACGCCAAGGCCCTGGCACTCGGCGAACGCGCCGTCGCCACCCTCAAGGCCGGGAAGATATTGACCAAGCAGCGCTGCTGCCCTCGCCGCATGACCGCGATCGTGCAGGCCATCCTCGTCCTGCACTACACCGAGACCGC harbors:
- a CDS encoding STAS domain-containing protein, whose protein sequence is MTVSENGERAAALTLTSALVGGINVVRVTGLLDATTRDQFADYLAAEMDEHGPDMALDLGGVAFMDSRALGLIVHHWQLSANADAKFALIGVEYAKTKVMWITGLAQRLPLYDTIEDALAAFG
- a CDS encoding ANTAR domain-containing response regulator, whose amino-acid sequence is MEMVTPVLARDLAALGRVGEETSSESVLRDLTTTLAGDVPGCAGGSAELWRDERLVVSASHSELIVLVDSEGDLGEGPSTEARATGHPVIVQDVLHESRWPGYIGMAVRCGIRSVLAMPITVERAVLVLGLYGVRPGAFAARNVPPLADMLAEQVTVALANMWDYDEVRTDAAQMQEALAGRAIIDQAKGIIMKSSGCSAEAAFDELRRVSQHHQVKVADLARLLVDEHQRNQGGKTG
- a CDS encoding SpoIIE family protein phosphatase produces the protein MTDAIGLQALEQALDALTTRVSSLCEARSAYPADPRSTLDAALAELDTARELLDASLRELRKTPKRSGERESGSQRELKLLRQVFRTFPVPVVVLDASGVVRRISLETSQMLGSPAGYLIGRSFPLLVDVSRRAAFRSHLTAVQQGGQTTTFQTRLAHQGRAHTVQLAVTRLTMPGEPQEMTAIVILPLEAQVAGASSGPVDRSDASLVMAAARRQELLARMTRLLLDEESLRQPVTVTRAARLLAAESADWVIADVIRDGVPRRACVLGPGDKPVTNLVRVIEEMTPLAAPAVARVLTGGSGVLHEMLEEETLLGEVPGGPPLLRVMGAASVLIVPIQGESGALGALTLVRLRDRKPFSLADLGLMEEIGAHLGLALRARRGFQTRSQAADALRTSVVPRSLPDIPGFEAAAIYHAGSSPVGAEFYDVFPVRDGWGFALGGAAGKGEEAASISAMVRNGLRVISVWESDPGEALRKLNHALTAQNSGMFVMAVAGFVRGRKIRLASAGHHPAALLQPDGRVRFTAGGGVPLGIASEAEMFTEELTLTSGQTLVFYSDGLVASQNEQGEPYGENRLADVLARCVAQSPATVVKTVEEDRHAFSGGRVWDEIVILALHVV
- a CDS encoding NAD(P)/FAD-dependent oxidoreductase, with product MTTSARILIVGGGYVGMYVALRLQRKLRRDEARITVVNVDSYMTYQPFLPEAAAGSVEARHVVVSLRRVLNKCAILNGWVVGVNPVARTVDLCPHEGPGRTLAYDLLVFAPGSISRTLPIPGLAERGIGFKSVEEAIHLRDHVLGQFDLAESTTDRTVRARALTFVFVGAGYAGVEAMAELEDMARDVCRYYPTVDPGDMRWFLIEATDRILPEVGPEMGRWTVAQLRRRGIDVRLGTRLNSAVEGHIVLDDGTEFDADTLVWTAGVKPSPLVHASGLPLDGKSRVRATAELAVEGFPNVFTAGDCAAVPDLTKPGEMCAPNAQNAVRQARKLADNLVATLRGGKLSPYRHAYAGSVATLGLHKGVAHIYGRKLRGLPAWFMHRTYHLSRVPTFNKKMRVLTDWTFALFFRREIISLGAVTRPREEFEIAVRTDSTFASTR
- a CDS encoding ATP-binding protein yields the protein MNEDGVRPARFLASGDRSLPIPAGAAVAELAFCLPDLPDVRDFAAVWAVRGGMAPESLTDFLVAVNEVATNAVTHGHTSAKAVLRIWAVGRNLVVEIHDQGRWTPAEIPGQTPPAPYATSGMGLWVARMISSDITVETGAAGTFITMFFKV
- a CDS encoding SigB/SigF/SigG family RNA polymerase sigma factor, whose product is MSVQALELADMTAEELLAEMVLPEVSDYRAERLRERIVEMHRTLAMEIARRYRYRGEPLEDLLQAAYVGLMKAINGFDPTLGHAFRGYAVVTMTGEVKRHFRDRTWAIRVPRVYQERRAELNRLVADLSQDLGRAPTVAELAVKMNISEEDVLLTLDASAAYSALSLDAPLGADDDAAALGDVIPDEDDALGVLVDREAVKPLIDKLPAREKNILLLRFFGNMTQAEIAAEFGISQMHVSRILRKVLDRLRAELVAEC